One part of the Vitis riparia cultivar Riparia Gloire de Montpellier isolate 1030 chromosome 8, EGFV_Vit.rip_1.0, whole genome shotgun sequence genome encodes these proteins:
- the LOC117919755 gene encoding beta-glucuronosyltransferase GlcAT14A, translated as MTMKTLIIIVTLASTLLLLLSLLYLSTQSIAFPPTIKTFNSPKYPVTFAYLISASAGDARKLKRTLRALYHPANYYLLHLDAGAPQAEREEVSRYVAEDPVYGEVGNVWVVQKSNLVTYRGPTMLATTLHAMAMLLRSCKWDWFINLSASDYPLVTQDDLIHVFSDLPRDLNFVQHSSRLGWKLNKRGRPIIIDPGLYSQNKSDIWWVIKQRSLPTAFKLYTGSAWTILSRSFAEYCILGWDNLPRTLLLYYTNFVSSPEGYFQTVICNSDDYKNTTLNNDLHYIAWDTPPKQHPRSLGLKDFKRMYLSNRPFARKFKQDDRVLDKIDRQLLKRHPGQFSYGGWCSGDGRTHGSCSGLQSQSYGVLRPGPGSRRLKTLITKTLPERKYKRQCR; from the exons ATGACCATGAAAACACTAATCATAATAGTGACACTGGCCTCcaccctcctcctcctcctatCTCTCCTCTACCTCTCCACCCAATCCATCGCATTCCCACCCACAATCAAAACTTTCAATTCCCCCAAGTACCCCGTTACCTTCGCCTACCTCATCTCCGCATCAGCCGGCGACGCCCGCAAGCTCAAGCGCACGCTGCGGGCCCTCTACCACCCTGCCAACTACTACCTCCTACACCTCGACGCCGGCGCGCCCCAGGCGGAGCGGGAGGAGGTCTCGCGCTACGTGGCGGAAGATCCTGTGTATGGCGAGGTGGGTAATGTGTGGGTGGTCCAGAAAAGCAACTTGGTGACTTACAGAGGGCCCACAATGCTGGCCACCACCCTCCACGCCATGGCAATGCTGCTGAGGAGCTGCAAGTGGGACTGGTTCATCAATCTCAGCGCTTCTGATTATCCTCTTGTCACTCAAGATG ATCTGATCCATGTTTTCTCTGATTTGCCGAGGGATCTCAATTTTGTGCAGCACAGTAGTCGCTTGGGTTGGAAATT GAATAAGAGAGGGAGGCCAATAATAATAGATCCAGGGCTGTACAGTCAGAACAAATCAGACATCTGGTGGGTTATCAAGCAGAGGAGTCTCCCCACTGCCTTTAAGCTCTATACAG GTTCTGCTTGGACAATACTATCAAGATCGTTTGCAGAATACTGCATACTGGGTTGGGACAACCTGCCCAGAACCCTCCTTCTCTACTACACCAACTTTGTGTCGTCGCCGGAGGGATACTTCCAGACGGTCATATGCAACTCGGATGACTACAAGAACACCACCCTCAACAATGATCTCCACTACATTGCTTGGGACACCCCTCCAAAGCAGCATCCCAGGTCCCTTGGCCTCAAAGATTTCAAAAGAATGTACTTGAGCAACCGCCCTTTTGCCAGAAAGTTCAAGCAGGATGATCGCGTTCTTGACAAGATCGACAGGCAGCTTCTGAAGAGACACCCCGGACAGTTCAGCTATGGTGGGTGGTGCTCTGGGGATGGAAGAACGCATGGCTCTTGTTCGGGTTTGCAGAGCCAAAGCTATGGTGTTCTAAGGCCTGGACCTGGTTCAAGAAGGTTGAAAACTTTGATAACAAAAACTCTCCCTGAAAGGAAATACAAGAGACAATGTAGATGA